A DNA window from Purpureocillium takamizusanense chromosome 9, complete sequence contains the following coding sequences:
- a CDS encoding uncharacterized protein (EggNog:ENOG503PF4E), whose product MAPLTEENLARLCGEAKAERGARDVDLTTLATTLTHSSDPGDGLWTGTGLGLQLGQLWRRQRMRSYPAWQFEEQCRREHAWLLKVQYQTSDQTGCTTDKVWTMARRSIRTRWAEQGIWKSEWDSIGTPFGPWAHETSMSRGPRATGSLAADAGGDVVGGPGQSRRPSQELGASAQDSSHGPRSMWRDDMTEPSRPLPQFEAQVRQRCERARWQSSPAGARTAGHHESYTEACEAVRRDWTRQGIWRRAWGSAPCPSATWKHEHPVAEILAEEMVASGTGPGSVCLRRQQLRPDATHSQTRLRCEPNEAGSRQRDSMEAESRPPFTVPEPRTSAATSNDDSHQVSTRPSEAATGPTDLVDSFSGKSNAIHKWLANIPETGAAVEEHPRVGAISPGKKRLKTKKPRFRAGPSSSWFWRERWRATGNLGAGY is encoded by the coding sequence ATGGCCCCCTTGACGGAAGAAAACCTGGCACGGTTATGCGGTGAGGCCAAGGCTGAACGCGGGGCGCGCGACGTGGACCTCACAACCCTCGCCACAACCCTTACACACAGCTCAGATCCAGGTGACGGCCTCTGGACGGGGACAGGCTTGGGTCTACAGCTTGGGCAGCTGTGGCGAAGACAGCGCATGCGATCATATCCAGCATGGCAGTTTGAGGAGCAATGCCGCCGCGAACACGCGTGGCTCCTCAAGGTACAATATCAAACGTCGGACCAGACAGGCTGCACGACGGACAAGGTCTGGACGATGGCTCGACGGTCGATCaggacgcgctgggcggAGCAAGGCATCTGGAAGTCCGAGTGGGACTCGATCGGCACGCCCTTTGGGCCCTGGGCCCACGAAACGTCCATGTCGCGGGGCCCCAGAGCAACGGGATCCCTCGCGGCGGACGCTGGAGGTGACGTTGTAGGCGGCCCTGGTCAGTCCCGACGGCCTTCACAGGAGCTCGGTGCGAGCGCGCAGGACAGCTCCCACGGCCCGCGCAGCATGTGGCGAGACGACATGACGGAACCGTCTCGACCTCTACCTCAGTTCGAGGCTCAGGTACGGCAACGTTGCGAGCGGGCGCGATGGCAGAGTTCGCCGGCGGGAGCTCGGACGGCAGGCCATCATGAGAGTTATACCGAGGCATGCGAAGCCGTGCGTCGCGACTGGACTCGTCAGGGCATCTGGAGGAGGGCATGGGGCTCCGCGCCGTGTCCCTCGGCGACTTGGAAGCACGAGCACCCGGTGGCAGAGATCTTGGCCGAGGAGATGGTCGCGTCTGGCACGGGCCCAGGCTCGGTTTGCTTGCGACGACAACAGCTGCGGCCAGATGCCACTCACTCCCAGACAAGATTGCGTTGTGAGCCGAATGAAGCCGGATCCAGGCAGCGCGACAGCATGGAGGCCGAGAGCCGGCCGCCGTTCACGGTTCCTGAGCCACGTACCAGCGCTGCGACATCGAATGACGACTCCCATCAGGTTTCGACGCGGCCCTCGGAAGCCGCCACGGGCCCCACGGACTTGGTTGACTCCTTTTCGGGGAAGAGCAACGCGATACACAAGTGGCTGGCAAACATCCCCGAAACgggtgccgccgtcgaggagcaccCTCGGGTCGGTGCAATATCACCCGGGAAGAAGAGGCTCAAGACCAAGAAGCCTAGGTTTCGCGCAgggccgtcgtcttcatggTTCTGGCgagagagatggagggcAACCGGCAATCTGGGGGCGGGCTACTAA
- a CDS encoding uncharacterized protein (EggNog:ENOG503P52K~COG:T), with the protein MQEITHRREPHPLALFSLAPMSPGARDAVLHRANDHLRSACRGIQDFVLNVGHVQSRRNDDTLASMGRDGDVVLQGSSISKLQCAFEIDPSLHFIVLHDKSSHWNTQVYGENATPFPSGCMPRRVRVSPHQNTRIGMGGRNGDVIVFNLIWHQQHDLAISQVIEERRHTRLEENPAFSMTGHGDEDTAAPSSTSRLLSIMANYVLLGKLGQGQYGQVYKATHRLTGQSMAVKFLTSAPERRGRMKREVDALSQLHHDNIVNYLGMEDWQTTSPKIFMGLKDGCAKELIWNMRGGDASTTLRVMLHHMLQALDYLDVKGIVHRDLKPENILYERRVGGYRFVLGDFGLCNSTDLAATIGAGTFIYMAPEMLQRGMQTPKVDIWSLFVTYLSLSSQGGRFYEEARAKHSAGRFAPADHELVVALVLSFAGHQDVAHIREMAVRDPVGRASAAYMLVKLFGGHGLTTPVENLASRLIARGRIH; encoded by the exons ATGCAAGAAATCACTCATCGTCGGGAGCCGCATCCGCTTGCACTCTTCTCGTTGGCGCCCATGTCACCAGGCGCCCGTGATGCCGTTCTACATCGCGCCAACGATCATTTGAGGTCAGCCTGTCGAGGGATCCAAGACTTTGTGCTCAACGTCGGGCACGTGCAGTCGAGACGCAACGACGACACTCTTGCCTCGATGGGCCGGGACGGAGACGTGGTGTTGCAGGGCTCATCCATCAGCAAGCTCCAATGCGCGTTCGAGATCGACCCCAGCTTGCACTTCATCGTCCTCCACGACAAGTCAAGCCACTGGAACACCCAGGTCTACGGTGAGAACGCAACGCCATTCCCGAGCGGATGTATGCCGCGCCGGGTGCGCGTCAGCCCCCATCAAAACACGAGGatcggcatgggcggcaggaacggcgacgtcatcgtcttcaacCTCATCTGGCATCAGCAGCACGACTTGGCAATATCTCAGGTCATCGAGGAGCGGAGGCACACTCGGCTGGAAGAAAACCCGGCGTTTTCCATGACGGGGCATGGTGACGAAGACACGGCTGCGCCCTCGTCAACCTCTCGTTTGCTGTCAATCATGGCCAACTACGTTCTCCTGGGAAAGTTGGGACAGGGTCAATATGGACAAGTCTACAAGGCGACGCACAGGCTGACAGGGCAGTCCATGGCGGTCAAGTTTCTCACTTCTGCCCCTGAACGCCGTGGGCGGATGAAGCGAGAGGTAGACGCCTTGTCCCAGCTCCATCAC GACAATATCGTCAACTATCTTGGCATGGAAGACTGGCAAACGACGTCGCCCAAGATCTTCATGGGCCTGAAAGATGGCTGCGCCAAGGAACTCATCTGGAACATGAGGGGCGGAGATGCATCCACGACGCTGCGGGTCATGTTGCATCACATGCTTCAAGCCCTCGACTATCTCGACGTCAAGGGCATCGTGCATCGGGACTTGAAGCCCGAAAACATCCTCTACGAGAGGCGGGTCGGCGGGTATCGCTTTGTGCTCGGCGACTTTGGCCTTTGCAACAGCACCGACCTGGCCGCCACCATTGGAGCCGGCACCTTCATTTACATGGCGCCTGAAATGCTCCAAAGGGGCATGCAGACACCAAAGGTCGACATCTGGTCCCTCTTCGTCACATATCTCTCGCTCTCCAGCCAAGGAGGGAGGTTTTACGAAGAGGCGAGGGCCAAGCACAGCGCGGGCCGCTTCGCGCCCGCGGACCATGAACTGGTCGTTGCGCTCGTGCTGAGCTTCGCAGGGCACCAAGATGTTGCGCATATCCGAGAGATGGCAGTCCGAGATCCCGTGGGGCGCGCCTCTGCAGCGTACATGCTGGTCAAATTGtttggcggccatggcctgaCGACGCCTGTCGAGAACCTCGCGTCCCGTCTGATTGCCCGAGGGCGGATCCATTGA
- a CDS encoding uncharacterized protein (SECRETED:SignalP(1-18~SECRETED:cutsite=SAA-TP~SECRETED:prob=0.5493)), whose amino-acid sequence MKSVAFLAIALLIRGSAATPTKDPSIPSMLKLLHDPRRPYLKGGETPAEGARFKTASEADLYAFEHNAIRVGKCDGKVLQCKTTVWQATCQHERSMVDEAEATIKKEYFERCAEQSRKICAELPDTVSSATRRGLEPVGEDWYLTPVVQFDACTVGKCSKPGSECVVRAKETKHNFNRATPAGRFPDVYCW is encoded by the exons ATGAAGTCGGTCGCAttcctcgccatcgctcTCCTCATCCGAGGATCTGCGGCTACGCCTACCAAGGACCCCAGCATCCCGTCCATGTTGAAGCTCTTGCACGACCCCCGGCGTCCTTACCTCAAGGGGGGTGAAACACCAGCCGAGGGCGCACGCTTCAAAACCGCGAGCGAAGCTGACCTCTATGCGTTTGAACACAACGCCATAAGAGTCGGCAAG TGCGACGGCAAAGTCCTGCAGTGCAAGACGACGGTCTGGCAGGCCACTTGTCAACATGAACGCTccatggtcgacgaggcggaagcGACAATAAAGAAGGAATATTTCGAGAGGTGCGCTGAACAGTCGCGCAAGATATGCGCAGAACTGCCCGACACAGTTTCCTCAGCAACGAGGCGGGGCCTGGAACCTGTAGGCGAGGACTGGTATTTGACGCCCGTCGTCCAATTTGATGCGTGTACCGTTGGCAAG TGCTCCAAGCCAGGCAGCGAGTGTGTTGTGAGAGCCAAGGAGACAAAGCACAACTTCAACCGCGCGACTCCGGCGGGAAGGTTTCCAGACGTCTATTGCTGGTGA
- a CDS encoding Ribonuclease H (EggNog:ENOG503P42J~COG:L) codes for MGIGRLATVPNCIRFVRRTDRDQLLIYADGACINNGQANPKAGWAFVYKPGVDNHPISVGARLESKGPFGDAAQQTSNRAELRAVLAALRFRVWSGEGFTKLVLATDSEYAAEGATSWARGWMRNGWKTRVGVEVKNRDLWEALLGEIEKLDGAGVEVQFWRIPRAMNRAADCAAKEAAQQAEVLSFQDVTGVAT; via the coding sequence ATGGGCATAGGCCGCTTGGCCACTGTGCCCAACTGCATACGCTTCGTCCGCCGCACGGACCGAGACCAGCTCCTCATCTACGCCGACGGTGCCTGCATCAACAACGGGCAGGCAAACCCCAAGGCCGGCTGGGCGTTCGTCTACAAGCCCGGCGTGGACAACCACCCCATTTCGGTGGGCGCACGTCTCGAGAGCAAGGGCCCGttcggcgacgcggcccagCAGACCAGCAACCGCGCGGAGCTGCGAGCCGTCCTGGCCGCCCTCCGGTTCCGCGTCTGgagcggcgagggcttcaccaagctggtgctggcgaCCGACTCTGAAtacgcggccgagggcgccaccTCGTGGGCGCGAGGCTGGATGCGCAACGGCTGGAAGACGCGCGTCGGGGTCGAGGTCAAGAACAGGGACCTTTGGGAGGCCCTCTTGGGCGAGATTGAGAAGttggacggcgcgggcgtcgaggttcAGTTCTGGAGGATTCCGCGCGCCATGAACCGGGCGGCCGACTGTGCTGCCAAAGAGGCCGCGCAACAGGCCGAGGTGCTTTCTTTCCAGGACGTGACGGGGGTCGCAACGTAG
- a CDS encoding Ribonuclease H (EggNog:ENOG503P42J~COG:L), whose protein sequence is MSLRLERYDDDDGDGDCVELPSGRLVCRSHGFVVCGVCCVDFSFMDDILDEQGGGDKDGDEDEDEDKELRDEIIDLYELLSLEGRKKLHAQLGLAPPRDPSPPQHLDAKSSKTLCTPWEAPLRSPGRS, encoded by the coding sequence ATGTCACTACGGCTCGAGCGctacgacgatgatgacggcgacggcgactgtGTCGAGCTTCCTAGCGGTCGCCTCGTATGCCGCTCACATGGCTTCGTGGTTTGCGGCGTCTGCTGCGTCGACTTTAGCTTCATGGACGACATCCTAGACGAGCaaggtggcggcgacaaggacggggacgaggacgaggacgaagacaaGGAACTTCGAGACGAAATCATCGATCTCTACGAGCTATTGAGCCTAGAAGGCCGGAAGAAGCTTCACGCGCAGCTGGGCCTGGCGCCTCCCCGAGACCCAAGCCCGCCCCAACACCTAGACGCCAAATCGTCGAAGACGCTGTGCACGCCATGGGAGGCACCGTTGCGATCCCCGGGCCGCAGCTGA
- a CDS encoding uncharacterized protein (EggNog:ENOG503PF4E): protein MAALDDLFAADAKLRALADDSDQLQDARRRFETTPPVYRSRPSVEITQLNSPGPATEGERRLRDGRARLFFIKNHRANSWPDCQFRQQKSAEVGFRIEKWRKRYGPRCYGMYDDTEIAELVVRERWREWGIWSEHWEREPEGRWKTDVVVPVDDSRPELDAEAGAETSDGCSSRDHQSSPGREREPVQTARGCDDDNSRPYNLFLLLVGVERQRLRYRLGTSVDPHDINTQAYNAVKEQWEREGIWRTTWGTLPGMTWKHEHLLKDIIDEEACLTLEELDHTRYYSSTEVVAAFYGADDSGTGTPRSVRSASPTQEPQDAKSPYAFDWSPTGPVQGGPETTSLPPIRFPASRGLFDPIERVQSPDGKCDKRPGDGPDVEGETEWSREPDTSDMNKTSVQISRQFSSPTLGADRVVTRPSDKVAGANGPVGHEHDGSHPEMAPSPPLENTVNARGSPADLSLTVRKSPKRKRASKTGREQPATQARPPSPNCEGPRRRSKRLAARETTASPVSKGPRRGKPKAGR, encoded by the coding sequence ATGGCGGCCCTCGATGACCTGTTCGCAGCTGACGCGAAGCTTCGGGCTCTGGCCGACGACTCCGATCAGCTTCaggatgcccgccgccgcttcgagACGACGCCACCCGTGTATAGGTCCCGTCCTTCGGTCGAAATCACCCAACTTAATAGTCCAGGCCCGGCCACCGAGGGGGAGCGCAGACTTCGCGATGGAAGGGCTCGGCTCTTCTTTATTAAGAACCACAGGGCCAATTCGTGGCCAGATTGTCAATTTAGGCAGCAAAAGTCTGCAGAGGTCGGTTTTCGCATCGAGAAGTGGCGGAAAAGGTACGGCCCGCGTTGCTACGGAATGTACGACGACACGGAGATTGCGGAGCTCGTGGTCCGGGAGCGATGGCGCGAGTGGGGTATTTGGAGCGAGCATTGGGAGCGCGAACCCGAGGGTCGTTGGAAGACTGATGTCGTGGTACCGGTCGACGACTCTCGTCCTGAACTTGACGCCGAAGCGGGGGCGGAAACCAGTGATGGATGCAGCTCTCGGGACCACCAAAGCTCACCCGGACGGGAGCGGGAGCCCGTGCAAACTGCACGAggctgcgacgacgataacTCGCGCCCTTACaacctcttcctcctcctggttggcgtcgagcgtcAACGCCTGCGATACAGACTCGGCACCAGCGTTGATCCTCACGACATCAACACGCAAGCCTACAATGCGGTGAAAGAGCAGTGGGAGCGTGAGGGCATCTGGCGGACGACTTGGGGAACCCTGCCGGGGATGACCTGGAAGCATGAGCATCTCCTGAAGGATatcatcgacgaggaggcctGCCTCACGTTGGAGGAGCTCGATCATACACGATACTACTCGAGCACGGAAGTAGTGGCGGCCTTTTACGGTGCGGATGACTCCGGTACGGGGACCCCACGCTCTGTTCGAAGCGCGTCGCCAACTCAGGAGCCGCAAGACGCAAAGTCGCCATATGCATTCGACTGGAGTCCGACAGGGCCTGTGCAAGGCGGTCCAGAGACGACGAGCCTCCCACCGATCCGCTTTCCAGCGTCTCGCGGTTTATTTGACCCGATCGAGCGTGTCCAGAGTCCTGATGGCAAATGCGACAAACGCCCGGGAGACGGCCCCGATGTCGAGGGTGAGACAGAGTGGTCCAGGGAGCCCGACACGTCCGACATGAACAAGACCTCGGTGCAGATATCTCGGCAATTTTCCTCTCCCACTCTCGGGGCTGACCGTGTCGTCACTCGACCGTCGGACAAGGTGGCCGGCGCAAACGGCCCGGTCGGCCACGAGCATGACGGGTCGCATCCGGAAATGGCACCTTCCCCGCCTCTGGAAAACACGGTCAACGCGAGAGGCAGTCCGGCAGACCTGTCTTTGACTGTCCGGAAGTCGCCCAAGAGGAAAAGGGCTTCAAAAACTGGCCGCGAACAGCCCGCGACCCAGGCACGCCCACCGTCGCCCAACTGCGAGGGACCAAGGCGGCGGAGtaagcgcctcgccgcaaGGGAAACGACCGCAAGCCCGGTTTCAAAGGGCCCTCGACGTGGGAAGCCCAAGGccggacgatga
- a CDS encoding uncharacterized protein (COG:D~EggNog:ENOG503Q6P6), translating to MGESGLPLRPPSLALFSLVSKTEAAKEVVAHPGNRHLVWKRDKGDLALAIGHVRSTVNSDTLASIGRNADVLIHSGTISQVQCAFEFEAKTGHIVLYDRSRLQTTQVFGKRCAPFTRESRSMVIAGGDDIQLGFGGVDSSVYLFELLWHATQADITARVANPVRLRDNPRLALTADEIDLGPTRLETPRHGMQTRIHVPVTRRPNYQTVALIGEGAFGRVHQAMDKDQGVMIAFKVLRAPAKDTSAYEEWWFNLKREVETLHRVHHKNVISIIGTENLTTNSPRLFMPLMDGNLEQLAKECAGQESDLCGAMTHEMLQALDYLHVNSVIHRDIKPANILYKREKDKRFRFVLGDFGLCNNANMAETCGRGTPLYMAPEVLGVTQFEQSSRSDIWSLLVTIIWTLDQDGFRKASHALPGPWNAPSGMEQCWKLVQATSHGLPKWNAMCNIDPSQRPSAAELLCSNYNGQGLVTPRRRIPWVKVTPPEPAATPKPPAQAAAPKGSPQAAVPKGSPQAATPKPSQQAANPKPSPQAANPKPSPQAANPKPSPQAATPRPSPQAAAPKPSPQAATPRPSPQAAAPKPSPQAVTPRPSPQAAAPKPSPQAKPIQRKGTDMMDYEMTPQVPARSNGKSSLQGLMPGCYPHENTPSNLSPPSMLNRTPRSLRNDGKDLGPVSDRNQSGSDGKRSRSFRKMFH from the exons ATGGGCGAAAGCGGACTGCCGTTGCGACCGCCCTCCTTGGCCCTCTTCTCTCTCGTGTCCAAGACCGAGGCTGCAAAGGAGGTTGTGGCACACCCTGGAAACCGGCATCTAGTATGGAAGCGAGACAAGGGCGATCTCGCACTTGCCATCGGACACGTTCGATCCACCGTCAACTCCGACACACTGGCTTCAATCGGACGAAATGCCGACGTTCTCATCCATAGCGGAACTATAAGCCAGGTCCAATGTGCCTTCGAATTTGAGGCAAAGACGGGTCACATCGTCTTGTATGACAGATCCCGGCTGCAGACGACTCAGGTATTCGGGAAACGCTGCGCGCCGTTCACGAGGGAGTCGCGCTCCATGGTCATCGCAGGGGGGGACGACATCCAGCTAggcttcggcggcgtcgacagcagcGTCTACCTCTTCGAGCTTCTCTGGCACGCCACCCAGGCGGACATTaccgcccgcgtcgccaacCCCGTGAGGCTCCGGGACAAtcctcgccttgccttgaCCGCAGATGAAATCGACCTGGGTCCGACGCGGCTTGAGACGCCGCGTCACGGGATGCAGACGCGAATACACGTACCGGTCACGCGAAGGCCAAACTACCAGACGGTGGCCCTGATTGGGGAAGGTGCCTTTGGCCGCGTGCACCAGGCCATGGATAAGGACCAGGGAGTCATGATTGCGTTCAAGGTGCTCAGGGCGCCTGCCAAGGACACCTCGGCGTACGAAGAATGGTGGTTCAACCTGAAGCGCGAGGTTGAGACGCTTCACCGCGTGCATCAC aAAAATGTCATATCCATCATTGGTACCGAGAACCTAACCACAAACTCCCCACGGCTGTTCATGCCACTCATGGACGGAAATCTCGAGCAGCTTGCAAAAGAATGTGCCGGGCAGGAATCGGATCTCTGCGGCGCCATGACCCACGAAATGCTTCAGGCGCTCGACTACCTGCACGTGAACAGCGTCATCCATCGTGACATTAAGCCGGCCAACATCCTCTATAAACGCGAAAAGGATAAGAGGTTCCGCTTCGTCCTGGGCGACTTTGGCCTATGCAACAACGCCAACATGGCCGAGACGTGCGGTCGAGGTACACCTCTCTATATGGCCCCCGAGGTCCTCGGTGTCACCCAATTCGAGCAGTCGTCACGTTCGGACATATGGTCACTTCTTGTCACCATAATATGGACACTCGACCAAGACGGTTTTCGAAAGGCCTCCCATGCCCTGCCCGGCCCTTGGAACGCCCCAAGCGGAATGGAACAATGCTGGAAGCTAGTCCAGGCTACGTCCCATGGCCTCCCCAAGTGGAACGCAATGTGTAACATCGATCCCTCTCAGCGACCGTCGGCAGCCGAGTTGCTATGCTCGAACTATAACGGCCAAGGCCTTGTCACCCCGCGACGACGGATTCCGTGGGTTAAGGTGACCCCTCCGGAGCCGGCGGCTACACCCAAGCCGCCGGCACAGGCCGCTGCACCCAAGGGGTCGCCACAGGCGGCTGTACCCAAGGGGTCACCACAGGCGGCTACACCCAAGCCGTCACAACAGGCGGCTAACCCCAAGCCGTCACCACAGGCGGCTAACCCCAAGCCATCGCCACAGGCGGCTAACCCCAAGCCATCGCCACAGGCGGCTACACCCAGACCGTCGCCGCAGGCCGCTGCACCCAAGCCGTCGCCACAGGCGGCTACACCCAGACCGTCGCCGCAGGCCGCTGCACCCAAGCCGTCGCCACAGGCGGTTACACCCAGACCGTCGCCGCAGGCCGCTGCACCCAAACCATCGCCACAAGCTAAGCCAATTCAGAGAAAGGGGACCGACATGATGGATTATGAAATGACACCGCAGGTGCCGGCGCGATCAAACGGCAAGAGCTCTTTACAAGGGCTCATGCCAGGATGCTATCCTCACGAAAACACGCCGTCCAACCTATCGCCACCGTCTATGCTAAACCGcacgcctcgctcgctccgcAACGACGGGAAGGACCTCGGCCCGGTTTCTGATAGGAACCAGTCAGGAAGTGACGGTAAGCGTTCGCGGAGCTTTCGTAAAATGTTTCACTAG
- the ABF1 gene encoding Non-reducing end alpha-L-arabinofuranosidase (SECRETED:SignalP(1-27~SECRETED:cutsite=ANA-GP~SECRETED:prob=0.9023)~CAZy:CBM42~CAZy:GH54~EggNog:ENOG503NY8Q~COG:G), with the protein MSTRPSLNRAKVLAAAALVAASSLANAGPCDIYASGNTPCVAAHGTTRALYSHYSGPLYQVSRGSDGSTKDITPMSAGGVANAASQDSFCAGTTCLITIIYDQSGNGNHLTQAPPGGAARGPNGNGYDYLASAIGAPVTLGGHKAYGVFISPFTGYRNNEAKLTATGDGAQGMYAVLDGTHHNRACCFDYGNAETNSLDTGNGHMEAIYFGSGDGNRGTGAGNGPWIMADLENGLFSGFSHDNNDGDPSMTSRFVTAVVKGKPGRWAIRGGDGASGQLSTFYDGRRPDGGYDPMKKEGAIILGIGGDNSNWAQGTFYEGVMTSGYPGDDTENKVQADIVAARYATTSLTSGPKLHAGYSISLRATTACCRGSYVAHSGSDVQIQDVTSSSGDDLKRRASWTVRAGLGNGACFSFESNDSPGSFIRHANYALRLDRNDGGKLFAEDATFCPQISLNGQGTSLRSWSYPTRYWRHYRSVMHIASNGGPFVFDAATLFNDDVSFMVSDGWA; encoded by the coding sequence ATGTCCACTCGCCCAAGCCTCAACCGGGCCAAGGTgctcgctgccgcggccCTGGTTGCCGCGAGCTCTCTTGCCAACGCCGGACCCTGCGACATATACGCCTCTGGCAACACGCCGTGCGTAGCTGCGCATGGCACCACCCGCGCCCTGTACAGCCACTACTCGGGGCCTTTGTACCAGGTGTCGCGCGGCTCCGATGGGTCTACAAAGGACATCACGCCCATGTCCGCCGGGGGCGTGGCCAACGCCGCGTCGCAGGACTCGTTCTGCGCCGGCACGACGTgcctcatcaccatcatctaCGACCAGTCCGGCAACGGCAACCACCTGACGCAGGCTCCGCCGGGGGGCGCGGCCAGGGGGCCAAACGGCAACGGCTACGACTACCTGGCCAGCGCGATCGGGGCGCCCGTGACGCTGGGCGGGCACAAGGCGTACGGCGTCTTCATCTCGCCCTTTACGGGCTACCGCAACAACGAGGCCAAGCTGACGGCCACCGGGGACGGGGCGCAGGGCATGTACGCGGTGCTGGACGGGACGCACCACAACAGGGCGTGCTGCTTCGACTACGGCAACGCCGAGACCAACTCGCTCGACACGGGCAACGGGCACATGGAGGCCATCTActttggcagcggcgacgggaacCGGGGGACGGGCGCCGGCAACGGGCCGTGGATCATGGCGGACCTGGAGAACGGGCTCTTCTCGGGCTTCAGccacgacaacaacgacggcgacccgAGCATGACGTCGCGCTTCGTGACGGCGGtcgtcaagggcaagccgGGCCGGTGGGcgatccgcggcggcgacggggcgtCGGGCCAGCTGTCGACCTTTTACGACGGCAGGCGGCCGGACGGCGGCTACGACCCGATGAAGAAGGAGGGCGCCATCATcctgggcatcggcggcgacaacagcAACTGGGCGCAGGGCACCTTTTACGAGGGCGTCATGACCAGCGGGTACCcgggcgacgacaccgaGAACAAGGTGCAGGCCGACATCGTGGCCGCCAGGTACGCCACCACGTCCCTGACCAGCGGGCCCAAGCTGCACGCCGGCTACTCCATCTCGCTGCGGGCCAcgacggcctgctgcaggggCAGCTACGTCGCCCACAGCGGCTCCGACGTCCAGATCCAGGACGTCACCTCgtccagcggcgacgacctcaagcgccgcgccagctggaccgtccgcgccggcctcggcaacggcgcctgCTTCTCCTTCGAGTCCAACGACTCGCCCGGCAGCTTCATCCGCCACGCAAACTACGccctccgcctcgaccgcaacgacggcggcaagctcttcgccgaggacgccacCTTTTGCCCCCAGATCAGCCTCAACGGCCAGGGCACCTCCCTGCGGTCCTGGAGCTATCCCACCCGCTACTGGCGCCACTACAGGAGCGTCATGCACATTgccagcaacggcggccccTTTGTCTTTGACGCCGCGACCCtcttcaacgacgacgtgagCTTCATGGTCAGCGACGGCTGGGCGTAG